The following proteins are encoded in a genomic region of Penaeus chinensis breed Huanghai No. 1 chromosome 10, ASM1920278v2, whole genome shotgun sequence:
- the LOC125029630 gene encoding rhodopsin-like, with product MSHVGSEPSALAYFGSDGSSAAGGSMGEKYTNPYGNYTVVDTVPEDMLHLIHPHWYQFPPLNPLWYALVSMFVFLCASLSLTGNFTVMYIFSTTKSLRTPANYYVVNLAFSDFMLMFCMCPPLIINSYYNTWVFGPTACWIYAAIGSLTGCCSIYTMIAITLDRYNVIVKGIGGKPLTTGRAMINILLCWLTSAFWTFVPFFGWGKYTPEGNMTACGTDYFSKDISNLTYLYLYTFWCYLLPFFVIVYFYAYIVKAVSEHEKQMKEQAARMGVKSLRGDKDSQKKSSDCKLAKIALMTVALWFMAWTPYAIINMAGFNYPSIVTPLFSIWGSVFAKANTVYNPIVYAISHPKYKSALYDKMPWLRCQGEPAEDDSKSSVSNSTCAEDKA from the exons ATGTCGCACGTGGGAAGCGAACCCAGCGCCCTGGCCTACTTCGGCAGCGATGGCTCCTCTGCGGCTGGAGGTTCCATGGGAGAGAAGTACACGAATCCCTATGGCAACTATACCGTAGTGGACACTGTGCCTGAGGACATGCTACACCTCATCCACCCTCACTGGTATCAgttccctccccttaaccccctgTGGTATGCTCTGGTTAGCATGTTCGTCTTCCTCTGCGCCTCCCTGTCCCTCACCGGTAATTTCACTGTGATGTACATCTTCAGTACCACAAAATCCCTGCGCACGCCCGCCAACTACTACGTGGTAAATCTCGCTTTCTCGGACTTCATGCTCATGTTCTGCATGTGTCCCCCACTCATCATCAACAGCTATTACAACACGTGGGTCTTCGGACCGACGGCGTGCTGGATCTACGCTGCCATTGGGTCCCTCACCGGCTGCTGCTCCATCTACACCATGATCGCCATCACTTTGGACAGATACAATGTCATCGTAAAG GGTATTGGCGGAAAACCTCTCACTACTGGTCGCGCAATGATCAACATCTTGCTCTGCTGGCTCACGTCCGCCTTCTGGACATTCGTGCCTTTCTTCGGCTGGGGGAAGTACACCCCCGAGGGCAACATGACCGCTTGTGGAACCGACTACTTCTCCAAGGATATCAGCAACTTGACTTACCTCTACTTGTACACATTCTGGTGTTATCTCTTGCCTTTCTTCGTCATTGTTTATTTCTACGCTTACATCGTGAAGGCGGTGTCAGAGCATGAAAAGCAGATGAAGGAACAGGCTGCTAGGATGGGTGTCAAGAGCCTACGCGGTGACAAGGACTCTCAGAAGAAGTCCAGTGACTGCAAACTGGCCAAGATCGCTCTCATGACCGTGGCTCTCTGGTTCATGGCCTGGACCCCCTACGCGATCATCAACATGGCGGGTTTCAACTACCCATCCATCGTGacgcctctcttctccatctggGGATCCGTCTTCGCCAAGGCCAACACCGTCTACAACCCCATCGTCTACGCCATCAGCCATCCCAAGTACAAGTCGGCCCTCTATGACAAGATGCCCTGGCTGCGCTGCCAGGGCGAGCCCGCCGAAGACGACTCCAAGTCCTCCGTCTCGAACTCGACTTGTGCCGAGGATAAGGCTTAA